The Salmonella enterica subsp. houtenae serovar Houten genome has a segment encoding these proteins:
- the katG gene encoding catalase, with translation MSTTDDTHNTLSTGKCPFHQGGHDRSAGAGTASRDWWPNQLRVDLLNQHSNRSNPLGEDFDYRKEFSKLDYSALKGDLKALLTDSQPWWPADWGSYVGLFIRMAWHGAGTYRSIDGRGGAGRGQQRFAPLNSWPDNVSLDKARRLLWPIKQKYGQKISWADLFILAGNVALENSGFRTFGFGAGREDVWEPDLDVNWGDEKAWLTHRHPEALAKAPLGATEMGLIYVNPEGPDHSGEPLSAAAAIRATFGNMGMNDEETVALIAGGHTLGKTHGAAAASHVGADPEAAPIEAQGLGWASSYGSGVGADAITSGLEVVWTQTPTQWSNYFFENLFKYEWVQTRSPAGAIQFEAVDAPDIIPDPFDPSKKRKPTMLVTDLTLRFDPEFEKISRRFLNDPQAFNEAFARAWFKLTHRDMGPKARYIGPEVPKEDLIWQDPLPQPLYQPTQEDIINLKAAIAASGLSISEMVSVAWASASTFRGGDKRGGANGARLALAPQRDWDVNAVAARVLPVLEELQKTTNKASLADIIVLAGVVGIEQAAAAAGVSISVPFAPGRVDARQDQTDIEMFSLLEPIADGFRNYRARLDVSTTESLLIDKAQQLTLTAPEMTVLVGGMRVLGTNFDGSQNGVFTDRPGVLSTDFFANLLDMRYEWKPTDDSNELFEGRDRLTGEVKFTATRADLVFGSNSVLRALAEVYACSDAHEKFVKDFVAAWVKVMNLDRFDLL, from the coding sequence ATGAGCACGACTGACGATACCCATAACACGTTATCCACTGGCAAATGCCCTTTCCATCAGGGCGGGCATGACCGAAGCGCAGGAGCAGGAACAGCCAGCCGCGACTGGTGGCCGAATCAACTCCGTGTGGATCTTTTGAACCAACATTCCAACCGTTCTAACCCGCTGGGTGAAGACTTTGACTACCGCAAAGAGTTTAGCAAGTTAGACTACTCCGCCCTGAAAGGGGATCTCAAGGCGTTGCTGACCGATTCACAACCGTGGTGGCCTGCCGACTGGGGTAGCTATGTCGGTTTGTTTATTCGTATGGCCTGGCATGGGGCCGGCACTTACCGTTCTATTGATGGTCGTGGCGGCGCGGGTCGTGGTCAACAGCGTTTTGCGCCGCTTAACTCCTGGCCGGATAACGTCAGCCTGGATAAGGCGCGTCGTTTGTTGTGGCCGATTAAGCAGAAGTATGGTCAGAAAATTTCCTGGGCCGACCTGTTTATTCTCGCGGGTAACGTGGCGCTGGAAAACTCCGGCTTCCGTACCTTCGGTTTCGGCGCCGGGCGTGAAGATGTCTGGGAACCGGATCTGGATGTGAACTGGGGCGATGAAAAAGCCTGGTTGACTCACCGACACCCTGAAGCGCTGGCAAAAGCGCCGCTGGGCGCGACCGAGATGGGCCTTATCTACGTTAACCCGGAAGGGCCGGATCACAGTGGCGAACCGCTTTCTGCCGCCGCCGCTATTCGCGCCACCTTCGGCAATATGGGGATGAACGACGAAGAAACCGTGGCGTTGATCGCCGGCGGGCATACCCTCGGTAAAACCCATGGCGCGGCAGCGGCATCCCACGTAGGGGCCGATCCGGAAGCCGCGCCGATTGAAGCGCAGGGCTTAGGTTGGGCCAGCAGCTATGGTAGCGGCGTTGGCGCGGATGCTATTACCTCCGGGCTGGAAGTGGTCTGGACGCAGACACCGACCCAGTGGAGCAACTATTTCTTCGAGAACCTGTTCAAATATGAGTGGGTACAGACCCGCAGCCCGGCTGGCGCTATCCAGTTTGAAGCGGTAGACGCGCCGGACATCATCCCGGACCCGTTCGATCCGTCGAAAAAACGTAAGCCAACCATGCTGGTCACCGACCTGACGCTGCGTTTTGATCCGGAGTTCGAGAAGATCTCCCGCCGTTTCCTCAACGATCCGCAGGCCTTTAATGAAGCCTTTGCTCGTGCCTGGTTCAAACTGACGCACAGAGATATGGGACCAAAAGCGCGTTATATCGGACCGGAAGTACCGAAAGAAGATCTGATCTGGCAGGACCCATTGCCGCAACCGCTCTACCAGCCAACGCAGGAAGACATTATTAACCTGAAAGCGGCGATTGCTGCATCCGGGCTCTCTATTAGCGAGATGGTTTCGGTTGCCTGGGCATCCGCGTCGACTTTCCGCGGCGGCGATAAGCGTGGCGGTGCTAACGGCGCGCGTCTGGCATTAGCGCCTCAGCGCGACTGGGATGTAAACGCCGTTGCGGCTCGCGTTCTGCCGGTATTAGAAGAGCTGCAGAAAACGACCAATAAAGCCTCGCTGGCCGATATTATTGTGCTGGCGGGCGTGGTCGGTATTGAGCAGGCGGCTGCGGCTGCGGGTGTCAGCATCAGCGTACCTTTTGCGCCGGGCCGGGTGGATGCGCGTCAGGATCAGACCGACATCGAGATGTTCTCGCTGCTTGAACCGATTGCCGATGGATTCCGTAACTATCGTGCGCGTCTGGATGTGTCGACGACCGAGTCGCTGCTGATTGATAAAGCGCAGCAGTTAACGTTGACCGCGCCGGAAATGACGGTACTGGTTGGCGGGATGCGTGTGCTGGGAACCAACTTTGACGGCAGCCAGAACGGTGTCTTTACCGACAGGCCGGGCGTGCTCAGCACTGACTTCTTCGCTAATCTGCTGGATATGCGTTACGAGTGGAAACCCACCGACGACTCTAATGAACTGTTCGAAGGCCGCGATCGTCTGACTGGCGAGGTAAAATTCACGGCGACCCGCGCCGATCTGGTATTTGGTTCCAACTCCGTACTGCGCGCGTTGGCGGAGGTTTACGCGTGTAGCGATGCGCACGAGAAGTTTGTGAAGGACTTCGTCGCGGCATGGGTGAAAGTGATGAACCTGGACCGTTTCGATTTGTTGTAA
- the metF gene encoding 5,10 methylenetetrahydrofolate reductase — protein MSFFHANQREALNQSLAEVQGQINVSFEFFPPRTSEMEQTLWNSIDRLSSLKPKFVSVTYGANSGERDRTHSVIKGIKERTGLEAAPHLTCIDATRDELRTIARDYWNNGIRHIVALRGDLPPGSGKPDMYAADLVGLLKEVADFDISVAAYPEVHPEAKSAQADLLNLKRKVDAGANRAITQFFFDVESYLRFRDRCVSAGIDVEIIPGILPVSNFKQAKKFADMTNVRIPSWMSLMFEGLDDDAETRKLVGANIAMDMVKILSREGVKDFHFYTLNRAEMSYAICHTLGVRPGL, from the coding sequence ATGAGCTTTTTTCACGCCAACCAGCGGGAAGCCCTGAATCAGAGCCTGGCGGAAGTACAGGGTCAGATTAACGTTTCGTTTGAATTTTTCCCGCCGCGCACCAGTGAAATGGAGCAAACCCTGTGGAACTCCATCGATCGCCTGAGCAGCCTGAAACCGAAGTTTGTTTCGGTAACGTATGGCGCCAACTCAGGGGAACGCGACCGCACTCATAGCGTTATTAAAGGCATTAAAGAGCGTACTGGTCTTGAGGCCGCGCCGCACCTTACCTGTATTGACGCCACGCGCGATGAACTGCGTACCATCGCCCGCGACTACTGGAATAACGGTATCCGCCACATTGTCGCTTTGCGCGGCGATTTGCCGCCGGGCAGCGGTAAGCCGGATATGTACGCCGCCGATCTGGTCGGCTTGCTCAAAGAGGTGGCCGATTTCGATATTTCAGTAGCGGCCTATCCGGAGGTACATCCGGAAGCGAAAAGCGCGCAGGCCGATCTGCTTAATCTGAAGCGTAAAGTGGATGCTGGCGCTAACCGCGCGATAACCCAATTTTTCTTCGATGTGGAAAGCTACCTGCGTTTTCGCGACCGCTGTGTTTCTGCCGGTATCGACGTAGAAATTATTCCAGGCATTTTACCGGTGTCTAACTTTAAACAGGCGAAAAAATTTGCCGATATGACCAATGTCCGCATTCCGTCATGGATGTCACTGATGTTTGAGGGACTGGATGATGACGCGGAAACCCGCAAGCTGGTGGGCGCTAACATTGCGATGGACATGGTGAAAATTTTAAGCCGTGAAGGAGTAAAGGATTTCCACTTCTACACGTTGAATCGTGCGGAAATGAGTTATGCCATTTGCCACACGCTGGGTGTAAGACCAGGTTTATAA
- the yfkN_2 gene encoding 5'-nucleotidase, which produces MKVKMLAAGILFTLPFWACAKDVTIIYTNDLHAHVEPYKVPWIADGKRDIGGWANITTLVKQEKAKNNATWFFDAGDYFTGPYISSLTKGKAIIDIMNTMQYDAATIGNHEFDHGWDNTLLQLSRAKFPIVQGNIFYEDSSKSFWDKPYTIVEKDGVKIGVIGLHGVFAFNDTVSAATRVGIEARDEIKWLQRYIDELKGKVDLTVALIHEGTPARQSSMGNTDVRRALDKDIQTASQVKGLDILITGHAHVGTPEPIKVGNTLILSTDSGGIDVGKLVLDYQEKPHQFTVKNFELKTIFADEWKPDPQTKQVIDGWNKKLDKVVQQTVAQSPVELTRAYGESSSLGNLAADALLSAAGKDTQLALTNSGGIRNEIPAGAVTMGAVISTFPFPNELVTMDLTGKQLRSLMEHGAGLSNGVLQVSKGLEMTYDSNKPIGQRVVAFTLNGKPIDDAAVYHIATNSFLADGGDGFAAFTEGQARNTSGGYYVSNAVVDYFSAGNTITDEQLKGMRVADVKK; this is translated from the coding sequence ATGAAAGTAAAAATGCTTGCTGCCGGTATTTTGTTCACGCTGCCGTTCTGGGCCTGCGCCAAAGATGTCACCATCATTTATACCAACGATCTGCACGCCCATGTGGAGCCTTATAAAGTGCCGTGGATTGCTGACGGTAAACGCGATATTGGCGGCTGGGCGAATATCACCACGTTGGTGAAACAGGAAAAAGCCAAAAATAATGCGACGTGGTTTTTTGATGCCGGCGATTATTTTACCGGGCCGTATATCAGTAGCCTGACGAAGGGTAAAGCGATTATCGATATTATGAATACCATGCAGTATGACGCTGCCACTATCGGTAATCATGAGTTCGATCATGGCTGGGACAATACGCTTCTGCAACTGAGCCGGGCGAAATTCCCCATCGTGCAGGGCAATATTTTTTATGAGGATAGCAGTAAATCCTTCTGGGATAAGCCGTACACCATTGTTGAAAAAGATGGCGTAAAAATTGGCGTGATCGGTTTACACGGCGTATTTGCTTTTAATGATACGGTATCCGCCGCGACGCGCGTGGGCATTGAGGCGCGCGATGAAATTAAGTGGCTGCAACGTTACATTGATGAACTGAAAGGTAAAGTCGATCTGACCGTCGCGCTGATCCACGAAGGCACCCCGGCCCGCCAGTCCAGCATGGGTAATACCGATGTGCGTCGCGCGCTGGATAAAGATATTCAGACCGCAAGTCAGGTAAAAGGGCTGGATATTTTGATTACCGGCCACGCGCATGTCGGTACGCCGGAACCGATTAAAGTAGGCAATACGCTGATTCTGTCGACGGACAGCGGCGGCATTGATGTGGGAAAACTGGTGCTGGACTACCAGGAAAAGCCGCATCAGTTTACCGTGAAGAACTTCGAGCTGAAGACCATTTTTGCGGATGAGTGGAAGCCCGATCCGCAAACGAAACAGGTGATCGACGGCTGGAACAAAAAGCTCGATAAAGTCGTGCAGCAAACGGTGGCGCAGTCGCCGGTTGAGTTAACCCGCGCGTATGGCGAGTCCTCTTCGCTCGGCAATCTGGCGGCGGATGCCTTGCTGAGTGCAGCGGGGAAAGACACCCAGTTAGCGCTGACTAACTCTGGTGGTATCCGCAACGAAATCCCGGCTGGCGCGGTGACGATGGGGGCGGTAATCAGTACTTTCCCGTTCCCTAATGAACTGGTCACAATGGATTTAACCGGTAAACAATTGCGCAGCCTGATGGAACATGGCGCCGGATTAAGTAACGGAGTTTTGCAGGTGTCTAAAGGGCTGGAGATGACGTATGACAGCAACAAACCCATCGGTCAGCGCGTGGTAGCCTTTACGCTCAATGGCAAGCCGATTGATGATGCGGCGGTTTATCATATCGCCACCAACAGCTTCCTTGCCGACGGCGGCGACGGTTTTGCGGCGTTCACGGAAGGCCAGGCGCGGAATACCTCCGGCGGCTACTATGTGTCGAATGCGGTGGTGGATTATTTTAGCGCGGGAAACACCATCACGGATGAGCAGCTCAAAGGAATGCGCGTTGCGGATGTGAAGAAGTAA
- the SBOV41921 gene encoding putative cytoplasmic protein produces the protein MPPLFTINVCKSADCRNLGLPDSPDYVWPDYRLGYPALHCRACGSYPPLFNEGEFRRWASAYIAQYAKEHGHFCPDCYQKTWIRYGRNPGGTQRRQCQHCKKVWTPKRHALNVAETPEQICSIPLLVPFQGANAFQQLYFLFSFDAVRGNVLHLSSNFTLLSAGKSLHYHWKGIAPPEGENGDIIHRIAIKERQFLQRSQFDEIQYGPAALKRNAQGTILRPVITAHGHFRVLKNRFPDVATHIIAHECFLRGAVITAWAERFRQRLASLWFVEEEINDDDCRAEWQLLGKTWQGWWQNQWQLWGQGHNRKMVCSLTGSHLAQSVAVNLAASRRFISWLWQQPEFRQSAHYSAGRVTQILKTLALEYNSRLG, from the coding sequence ATGCCGCCTCTGTTCACCATTAATGTCTGCAAAAGCGCTGATTGCCGTAATCTTGGGCTGCCTGACTCGCCGGATTATGTGTGGCCGGACTATCGCCTGGGTTATCCGGCATTGCATTGTCGAGCCTGCGGCAGTTATCCGCCGCTTTTCAACGAGGGGGAATTTCGCCGCTGGGCGTCTGCTTATATCGCGCAATATGCCAAAGAGCATGGTCACTTTTGTCCCGACTGCTATCAAAAAACATGGATTCGTTATGGACGTAATCCCGGCGGAACGCAGCGACGCCAGTGCCAGCACTGTAAGAAGGTCTGGACGCCAAAACGGCACGCGCTGAATGTCGCCGAAACGCCGGAACAGATTTGCAGTATTCCGCTGCTCGTACCGTTTCAGGGAGCGAATGCCTTCCAACAATTATACTTTTTATTCAGCTTTGACGCTGTTCGCGGCAATGTTCTTCACCTTTCCAGCAATTTCACGTTACTTTCTGCCGGAAAGAGTTTGCATTACCACTGGAAAGGCATTGCGCCGCCCGAGGGCGAGAATGGCGATATTATTCACCGTATCGCCATTAAAGAACGGCAATTTTTACAGCGCAGCCAGTTCGATGAGATTCAGTATGGCCCGGCGGCGCTTAAACGTAACGCGCAAGGGACAATACTTCGCCCGGTCATTACGGCGCATGGTCATTTTCGGGTGCTGAAAAACCGCTTTCCTGATGTCGCGACACACATCATTGCCCATGAGTGTTTTTTACGCGGCGCGGTCATTACGGCATGGGCGGAGCGGTTTCGCCAGCGTCTCGCCTCGCTGTGGTTCGTTGAGGAAGAGATAAACGATGACGATTGCCGCGCAGAGTGGCAACTGTTAGGCAAAACATGGCAGGGATGGTGGCAAAATCAGTGGCAACTCTGGGGGCAAGGCCACAACCGCAAAATGGTCTGTTCGCTAACTGGTTCCCACTTAGCACAAAGCGTCGCCGTTAATCTGGCGGCCAGTCGCCGCTTTATTAGCTGGCTATGGCAGCAACCTGAATTCCGGCAAAGCGCCCACTATTCCGCCGGGCGCGTCACGCAAATCCTTAAGACATTGGCGCTGGAATACAATTCACGATTAGGATAA